Proteins encoded within one genomic window of Companilactobacillus zhachilii:
- a CDS encoding YveK family protein, translating to MDKEQTISMIQILVILRKHIKAILGSTIIVTLIAAGMTFFVMTPKYSATTEILVNRKLSSDMQGAQFQQVQADIQMISTYKDIIISPTVLKEVNRDVKSTTGYPGSMSKLKKALTISNSQNSQVFSVTAKTTNPKTSAKIADLTAEVFKKKIGKIMSINNVSIVSDAVVNDNPVSPKKALNITIGVILGLLLGIGLAFLLELTDRTVSSEQYLVDELGLINLGVVNEIDQKDIERTVQHKKFSVQVPGQNSAKRRV from the coding sequence GTGGACAAAGAACAAACCATTAGTATGATTCAAATTCTAGTCATACTGCGTAAACACATCAAAGCCATCTTGGGGTCAACGATTATTGTTACTTTAATTGCTGCGGGTATGACTTTCTTTGTGATGACGCCTAAATATAGTGCAACAACTGAAATTCTAGTTAACCGTAAGTTATCTTCTGACATGCAAGGAGCACAATTTCAACAAGTTCAGGCTGACATTCAGATGATAAGTACCTACAAAGACATCATCATCAGTCCAACTGTTTTAAAAGAAGTTAATCGTGATGTCAAATCGACAACCGGCTATCCTGGCTCGATGTCGAAACTAAAAAAAGCTTTAACAATTAGTAATTCTCAAAATTCTCAAGTATTTTCTGTAACGGCTAAGACAACTAATCCGAAGACATCAGCTAAAATTGCTGATTTAACTGCCGAAGTTTTTAAGAAGAAAATTGGCAAAATCATGAGTATTAATAATGTTTCCATCGTTTCGGATGCCGTCGTCAATGATAATCCAGTCAGTCCTAAGAAAGCTTTGAACATTACGATTGGCGTGATTTTAGGCTTGTTATTAGGAATTGGTTTAGCATTCTTGCTTGAATTGACCGACCGCACTGTCTCTTCCGAGCAATATCTCGTGGACGAACTTGGTTTAATCAATCTTGGTGTTGTTAATGAAATTGACCAAAAAGATATCGAACGGACTGTGCAGCACAAGAAATTTAGCGTACAGGTACCAGGGCAAAATTCAGCTAAAAGGAGGGTCTAA
- a CDS encoding CpsD/CapB family tyrosine-protein kinase, with protein MALNLFKKSAKKLDDYSLKHGVGLVAYDDPSSVISEQFNTIRTNIQFSSIDKELHSILFTSSAPSEGKSTVSNNVAVSWAKQDKRVILIDADLRRPTIHKTFNVSNKSGLSNFLLGTASLEEVIQPTMIENLFVITSGPTAPNPSELLSSKKIQKLFQILTTKYDFMILDAPPVNSVTDAQILATKVDGVILVVPQKIADKTGVTHAKKALEIVHANVLGAVMNRMAKDKMKGYYGGQYGGY; from the coding sequence GTGGCACTTAACCTATTTAAAAAGAGCGCTAAGAAATTAGACGATTATAGTTTGAAACATGGCGTAGGTTTAGTTGCCTACGATGATCCGAGTAGTGTAATCTCCGAGCAATTCAATACCATTCGAACTAACATCCAATTTTCATCAATCGACAAAGAGTTACATTCGATTTTGTTTACTTCATCGGCTCCATCAGAAGGCAAGTCTACGGTCAGTAATAACGTGGCAGTTAGTTGGGCTAAGCAAGATAAGCGAGTGATTTTAATCGATGCTGATTTAAGACGTCCGACTATTCACAAGACCTTCAATGTTTCAAACAAAAGTGGTCTGTCTAATTTCCTGTTAGGAACAGCGAGTCTAGAAGAAGTTATTCAACCAACAATGATCGAAAATCTCTTTGTAATTACTAGTGGCCCAACAGCCCCTAATCCGTCGGAGTTATTAAGTAGTAAAAAGATTCAAAAATTGTTTCAAATATTAACAACAAAATATGATTTTATGATCCTCGATGCGCCACCAGTCAATTCAGTAACCGATGCACAAATTTTGGCAACGAAAGTGGATGGCGTTATCTTGGTAGTTCCCCAAAAGATTGCTGATAAAACTGGTGTAACGCATGCTAAAAAAGCTTTGGAAATAGTTCACGCCAATGTCTTAGGTGCGGTCATGAATCGTATGGCAAAAGATAAGATGAAGGGCTACTACGGTGGTCAGTATGGCGGCTATTAG
- a CDS encoding tyrosine-protein phosphatase: MIDLHSHLLPKADDGSNDNFTALSLAKVAVEQGITHLLLTPHHFDGKYLNHKLDVIQKAAQLQAEINEVRLPLQVFPSQEVHLHGELLEKIAAGDVLFMDETERYLLLELPHNTVPQYTEQIVFELMARGIRPVLAHPERNQLIQQDPKRLFELIKLGCLTQLTCGSYLGIFGQKVQTLTEKIIQANQGFVMASDAHNFDGRRFLMKEAFERLRIEAGIEVVERMQQNAIDIINGNDISEVEIKHISSLPKAKRKIWPF, encoded by the coding sequence ATGATAGATCTCCACAGCCATCTGTTACCAAAAGCTGACGATGGCAGCAATGACAACTTTACAGCTCTAAGTTTAGCTAAAGTGGCTGTTGAGCAGGGGATCACACACTTGCTCTTAACGCCGCACCATTTTGATGGCAAATATCTAAATCATAAGTTAGATGTCATTCAAAAAGCCGCTCAATTACAAGCTGAAATAAATGAAGTCCGGTTACCATTACAGGTTTTTCCTAGTCAAGAAGTTCATTTGCATGGCGAATTGTTGGAAAAAATTGCGGCTGGAGATGTTCTTTTTATGGACGAAACGGAACGTTATCTCTTACTGGAATTGCCTCACAACACAGTGCCACAGTATACGGAACAAATTGTCTTTGAACTGATGGCACGTGGTATTCGGCCAGTATTAGCACATCCAGAACGTAATCAATTGATCCAACAAGATCCGAAGCGTTTGTTTGAATTAATTAAATTAGGCTGTTTAACGCAACTGACTTGTGGTAGTTACCTAGGTATTTTTGGACAAAAAGTTCAAACGTTAACTGAAAAAATTATCCAAGCGAATCAAGGGTTTGTTATGGCCTCTGATGCACATAATTTTGACGGCCGCAGATTCTTGATGAAAGAAGCATTTGAACGTTTACGGATTGAGGCTGGGATAGAAGTAGTGGAACGGATGCAACAAAATGCCATCGATATTATAAATGGCAATGATATCAGTGAAGTTGAAATTAAACATATTTCCTCATTACCCAAAGCCAAACGGAAAATTTGGCCGTTTTAA
- a CDS encoding sugar transferase, whose protein sequence is MEYFHGDEKRIVIKKPSFVYPIVKIIFDIVVSLMALICLSPIFLVVWTMNLVCKSNRGPLFYQQIRVGLHGKKFGMYKFRSMVVDAEEKLYQDKKLYAKYVANNYKLKPEDDPRVTCMGRLLRKTSIDEIPQFINVLKGDMSLVGPRPVIEAELKEYDQEKLLSVKPGAMGLWQASGRSHIGYPERAQIEMRYIDKACMCFDFKIIVGNFISVFKGKGAY, encoded by the coding sequence ATGGAATATTTTCACGGTGATGAGAAAAGAATCGTTATTAAGAAACCATCTTTTGTTTATCCAATCGTAAAGATAATTTTTGATATTGTAGTGTCGCTGATGGCACTAATTTGCTTGAGTCCAATCTTTCTAGTGGTTTGGACGATGAACTTGGTTTGTAAATCGAATCGCGGACCATTGTTTTATCAACAGATTCGTGTTGGTTTACATGGTAAAAAGTTTGGGATGTATAAGTTTCGATCAATGGTTGTTGATGCAGAAGAGAAGCTGTATCAGGATAAGAAACTTTACGCTAAATATGTGGCTAATAATTATAAATTAAAGCCAGAAGATGACCCACGAGTAACCTGTATGGGTCGCCTGTTACGTAAAACCTCGATTGATGAAATACCTCAATTTATCAACGTTTTAAAAGGTGACATGAGTTTGGTGGGACCACGCCCAGTTATAGAAGCAGAATTAAAGGAATATGATCAAGAGAAACTTTTATCTGTTAAACCCGGGGCAATGGGCTTATGGCAAGCATCTGGTCGAAGTCATATTGGTTATCCTGAACGTGCTCAAATTGAAATGCGCTATATCGACAAAGCCTGCATGTGTTTTGATTTCAAGATTATTGTCGGTAATTTTATTAGCGTTTTTAAAGGAAAGGGAGCCTATTGA
- a CDS encoding LCP family protein produces the protein MKKNRHHVFRNTLITFILFIIGGSSVYGMTRYNGVKKAIDSSYHESGLKKQRNVGNQLQNKRPISILLMGTDTGALGRDYKGRTDSMMVITLNPTAQKTTITSIPRDTAVNIPEYGLAKINAAYANGQIKTAIVTVQKLLNVPIDFYALINMGGMEKVIDQAGGVEVTPTLSFDYEDYHFQKGQKTLMNGTKALAYSRMRYDDPQGDYGRQTRQRAVLTALFQKSSSISTLLNQNFIDSLSGQTQTDLTFSDLKELAQDYRSARNETDQTHLQGHGESIDDQSMEVVDKAELQRVTDFIRGNLDLDKAPTGNIEYR, from the coding sequence ATGAAGAAAAATAGGCATCATGTATTTAGAAATACTTTGATCACCTTCATTTTATTTATCATTGGTGGTAGCTCAGTCTATGGGATGACCCGTTATAACGGTGTAAAAAAGGCAATTGATAGTTCTTATCATGAATCGGGTTTGAAAAAGCAGCGTAATGTTGGCAACCAATTACAAAATAAACGTCCGATTTCTATCTTGTTGATGGGAACTGATACAGGAGCTTTAGGACGAGACTATAAAGGTCGTACCGATAGTATGATGGTCATTACGCTGAATCCAACGGCGCAAAAAACTACGATTACTAGTATTCCACGTGATACAGCGGTCAATATCCCTGAATATGGACTAGCTAAAATCAACGCTGCCTATGCCAATGGTCAGATTAAAACGGCTATTGTAACGGTTCAAAAACTTCTAAATGTGCCAATTGATTTTTATGCTTTGATCAATATGGGTGGCATGGAAAAAGTAATTGATCAGGCAGGCGGAGTTGAAGTAACACCAACCTTAAGTTTTGACTATGAAGATTATCATTTTCAAAAGGGTCAAAAAACATTAATGAATGGTACCAAAGCTCTTGCTTACTCACGGATGCGCTATGACGACCCCCAAGGCGATTACGGACGTCAAACGAGACAACGAGCTGTTTTGACAGCGTTATTTCAAAAGAGCAGTTCAATTTCAACTTTGTTAAATCAAAATTTTATTGATTCACTTTCTGGTCAAACACAGACAGATCTGACTTTTTCTGACTTAAAAGAATTAGCTCAAGATTATCGTTCAGCAAGAAATGAAACAGATCAAACACATTTACAAGGCCACGGCGAGTCGATAGATGACCAAAGTATGGAAGTTGTTGATAAAGCTGAATTGCAACGCGTGACCGACTTTATTCGAGGTAATTTGGATTTGGATAAAGCCCCAACGGGAAACATTGAATATCGCTAG